TTTCTTAAATAATCAAAATCATAAATTCCTGTCGAACAGCCAGAAGTGAATTCTATTTGCAAGGCGTAACGCCCCACGCTAAGAATTCTTTTTGCTCGAACCTCATGATTTCCAAGAACTTTGTCCTCACGACAGTTTGCACAAGGGCAGCTTTTTTGAAGATCACTTAATCGGTAGGTCGATACCCGCTGATCAGTCCATTCAATAACGAAGTGAAAGCTATCCTTTTGGAAGATTTTTTTGACATAATGACTCATTTTAGAAAATCCTCCTTCCAAATAAGTTCAAATGAGGATAGGGCGCCTTCCTGCTTATTCATGGATCTAAGATGACTATCTACTTGGTCTGCTAATTTCAGGAAAACTTGCTGAGATTCTTCAGCATCACTATTTAGAAAAATAGATTCCCCCCTATCTAAACAGTAACCAATTAAGGGATCAAGAGGTACCTCACCGAGAAAAGGCACCCCCCTTTCGTTAGCTAACAGCTTACCACCATCTTTTCCAAATAAAAATACTTTTTCGTTGTTTCTTTTATCCCAAAGGTAACTCATGTTCTCAACAACTCCAAGACATGGGACCTTCACCTGTTCAAATAAATGCATCGCTTTGCGAACATCTATCAATGCGATCTCCTGCGGAGTTGTCACAATGAGCGCGGCCGTTAAGTTAGCTTTTTGAGCTAGCGTAAGCTGGATATCTCCAGTCCCTGGAGGAAAATCGATAAGCAAGAAGTCTAAATTCCCCCACTCTACACCATTCACGAATTGTTGAATCAATCCATTTGCAATAGGCGCCCTTACTGCTGCTGCTTCACCATTATTGCGGAAATAAGCTATTGAAATCACTTTAATTCCAAGACTTAACGCAGGAATTAATTTTCCTTCATCGTTTCTTGGCAATAGATCAGGTGGTAGCATTTTTTTTAAAGATGGCCCATAAATATCAGCATCGAGCACGCCAACGTTAAATCCCTTTTTTTTTAGAGCCAAAGCTAAATTGACTGTAATTGATGATTTGCCGACCCCTCCTTTACCAGCAGCAACTCCAATCACGTTTTTGATCTTTTGCGTCTTTTTTTCCTGGTACATTTTTAAAGGCATCTTTAACTCCTTGGGGGTAAAATCTATAAGTTTTACAAAAAAATCTAATCCACTTTATGAATTAAGAAAGAAAAAATCTAAGCAAATCCCAATCTTTCACTAATTGAGAAAATGCATCGTACAAAAAAAACCTTTTTTTAGCTTCCTAATCTAATTTTTTTTAATGCTGCCTTTCACAGGCGCTTCAGTTTTAGACAACACAAACTTGCATAAGCAAAATAAAGCATTTAAGTTCAGTCTCCTGATCTCCTCAATTCCATTTTTAGCAGTCATTTTCGGAGAAATGAGGTAAGCTCCCTGCTTTCTTTTTCTAAAAATTTAAACAGTCACATTTAACTAATTTCTTTCACGAAATTAAGGGGGTTTCTCTCAAAATCTCTTCATTGGAACTACACAAACATCGACTAAGTATGTAAAAAGCAAAAGCATTTTTTAGATATTCTATAATTTGATGTTGCACAAAATCTTATAATTTTTTAAATTCCCGTTAGTAAATAAAGGAAGCTAGTTAAAAACTTCCAATTCTGGATTGGAAATAGCCCCTTAATATTATAAAGACTAAATAGTTGAAAATTGCTAATAAATGGCTAATTGCCTTTTCTAGTTATAAAAAATTAGAATTTACAATTTTTAATTACAGTGTGGATTTGCTATTGATCTCACTGACAAGCACAACAACAAAAGAACATAAAGGAAGGTTTTTATGAGTACGCAACATAAACCTGAAAACAAACATCTCGAAACTCTGATTTCAACAGCAATGAAAAAAGTAGGAGCCAAAAAGGAAAACGACATTTGTCGCTATCTTCCTGTATCAAAAGGGGGCTATATCCACCATTTTAGTATGCGTAAAATGAAATCAGAAGATCCAGAACAATTAAATTCATTAATCAGCAAATACATTATTAACACTACAAGCCCCTCAAAAGTTGCCCCGAAAGCAAGAGCTCCACGAGGTTCACGTAAACGTCGCGATCATCTTCCTCTTACAAAACAAGATATCGACCGCTTACTATCGCTTGCTCGTCAATCCGGAGAAAAAGACATCATTAGAAAACTAACTCCAAGAAAAGACTTAAGAAGCATTAAAAGAGAGTTAATTGCCTCTATTAAACATAATGAAGTCCAAGAAGAACTTTGGCATACATACATGGAAATC
The Chlamydiales bacterium STE3 genome window above contains:
- a CDS encoding hypothetical protein (Product derived from UniProtKB/Trembl:Q6MEM2); the protein is MSTQHKPENKHLETLISTAMKKVGAKKENDICRYLPVSKGGYIHHFSMRKMKSEDPEQLNSLISKYIINTTSPSKVAPKARAPRGSRKRRDHLPLTKQDIDRLLSLARQSGEKDIIRKLTPRKDLRSIKRELIASIKHNEVQEELWHTYMEIINSQNQLNGGQAVSPANYAVPSSSQN
- a CDS encoding Protein mrp-like protein (Product derived from UniProtKB/Swiss-Prot:O66946;Gene name derived from UniProtKB/Swiss-Prot:O66946), coding for MPLKMYQEKKTQKIKNVIGVAAGKGGVGKSSITVNLALALKKKGFNVGVLDADIYGPSLKKMLPPDLLPRNDEGKLIPALSLGIKVISIAYFRNNGEAAAVRAPIANGLIQQFVNGVEWGNLDFLLIDFPPGTGDIQLTLAQKANLTAALIVTTPQEIALIDVRKAMHLFEQVKVPCLGVVENMSYLWDKRNNEKVFLFGKDGGKLLANERGVPFLGEVPLDPLIGYCLDRGESIFLNSDAEESQQVFLKLADQVDSHLRSMNKQEGALSSFELIWKEDFLK
- a CDS encoding Uncharacterized protein (Product derived from UniProtKB/Trembl:D6YSH3), with the translated sequence MEGGFSKMSHYVKKIFQKDSFHFVIEWTDQRVSTYRLSDLQKSCPCANCREDKVLGNHEVRAKRILSVGRYALQIEFTSGCSTGIYDFDYLRKLAGLNQ